A single Actinomadura algeriensis DNA region contains:
- a CDS encoding VOC family protein encodes MPEVTRHEPGTACWLDLASPDPETSKAFYGELLGWHSYTLSVDKLDDYEMFTLGGVDGPTVAGMQTLADETQPPSWTCYFRVTDVTDVARRVLAAGGRELVAPLDIAHLGRIGMYLDPQGTDFAVWEPYEVEGAQVVGEPSAMCWVELASREVEKSRRFYGEVFGWRAVDRHYYRHFVYTNWKIDGWSVAGMVHMDETWPDEWPGDWIPYFQVADCDAVVARSVELGASVVIQPDDIDPGRFGVVMDPTGARLGLLAPRAR; translated from the coding sequence GACCCCGAGACGTCCAAGGCGTTCTACGGCGAGCTGCTCGGCTGGCACTCCTACACGCTGTCCGTCGACAAGCTGGACGACTACGAGATGTTCACGCTCGGCGGCGTCGACGGGCCGACGGTCGCCGGGATGCAGACGCTCGCCGACGAGACGCAGCCCCCGTCGTGGACGTGCTACTTCCGCGTCACGGACGTGACGGACGTCGCGCGGCGCGTCCTCGCGGCGGGCGGGCGGGAGCTCGTCGCGCCGCTGGACATCGCCCATCTCGGGCGCATCGGCATGTACCTCGACCCCCAGGGGACGGACTTCGCCGTCTGGGAGCCGTACGAGGTGGAGGGCGCGCAGGTCGTGGGGGAGCCGTCGGCGATGTGCTGGGTCGAGCTGGCCTCCCGGGAGGTCGAGAAGTCGCGGCGCTTCTACGGCGAGGTGTTCGGGTGGCGGGCGGTGGACCGCCACTACTACCGCCACTTCGTCTACACGAACTGGAAGATCGACGGCTGGTCGGTGGCCGGGATGGTCCACATGGACGAGACGTGGCCGGACGAGTGGCCGGGCGACTGGATCCCCTACTTCCAGGTCGCCGACTGCGACGCCGTCGTCGCGCGGAGCGTCGAACTGGGCGCGAGCGTCGTCATCCAGCCGGACGACATCGATCCCGGCCGGTTCGGGGTCGTCATGGACCCGACCGGCGCGCGGCTCGGCCTGCTCGCACCGCGCGCCCGGTAG